CCACCATTTCTGATGAGGGTTTGCTTTTCTGGTGGACTCACTAGCGCCTGACACTGGATCAAGGAGCTCAATTCAGAAAGTATCTCAATTTAAAAATGGTTCTCAAAGATCATTTCTGATTTGGGGATGAATCCTGGCTTTGGCCATGCTGCTTTAATGGCTTTTCCAACCACTAACATCGCAGCAATGGCATAGTTTTTAGGTAACTGAATCAGCTCCGCCACCTTATCAAAATCAAAACCAACCATTGGGCAAGAATCATAGCCCATCGCCTTGGCTGAAAGCATCATGGTTTGCAACATAATTCCAGCAGAGCGCATTGCTTCGTCTCTCTGTAACTGCTCTTTGCCAGAGTAAAAAGGGTGAATCCAAGGAACTAAGATATCTTGGGCTTCCTTGGGTGCATTGACCCAATATCTGGCCGGATCCTTTTCCCATGCCTTTATATCAACAGTCACCACAAAGAGCAGTGATGCCTCGGTCACTTGAGCTTGATCGTGAGCAGCCTCTCGTAACTTTGCTCTTAAGGCTTTATCAGTCACATTGACTAAACGCCAATGCTGGATAT
This is a stretch of genomic DNA from Polynucleobacter sp. JS-JIR-II-b4. It encodes these proteins:
- a CDS encoding nitroreductase family protein, whose protein sequence is MNTFDAIRERRAVKHFDPSHEFTRQETDLLLELAMQAPSSFNIQHWRLVNVTDKALRAKLREAAHDQAQVTEASLLFVVTVDIKAWEKDPARYWVNAPKEAQDILVPWIHPFYSGKEQLQRDEAMRSAGIMLQTMMLSAKAMGYDSCPMVGFDFDKVAELIQLPKNYAIAAMLVVGKAIKAAWPKPGFIPKSEMIFENHF